A single region of the Jatrophihabitans sp. GAS493 genome encodes:
- the coaE gene encoding dephospho-CoA kinase, with translation MMVGLTGGVGAGKSTVAALLESHGAVIIDADAIAREVVRAGTEGFDQVVAEFGPGIVGPDGELDRPKLAALVFGDDAALQRLNGIVHPLVGQRSAEVMSKVSADDIVVYDVPLLVEKNMQEGFQAVVVVEADLQVRLGRLRERGMDSDQAQARMAAQATDEQRRAAATDVIENSGSREELATQASRVWERLVEVRANRR, from the coding sequence ATGATGGTTGGACTGACCGGTGGCGTTGGAGCCGGGAAAAGCACGGTTGCCGCACTACTCGAGTCTCACGGCGCGGTGATCATCGATGCCGACGCGATAGCTCGCGAGGTGGTGCGGGCCGGCACCGAGGGTTTCGACCAGGTAGTGGCCGAGTTCGGGCCCGGGATCGTCGGCCCTGACGGCGAGCTGGACCGTCCAAAACTGGCGGCGCTGGTCTTCGGTGACGATGCGGCGCTGCAGCGGCTGAACGGCATCGTGCACCCGCTGGTCGGGCAGCGTTCGGCAGAGGTGATGAGCAAGGTCAGCGCCGATGACATCGTCGTCTACGACGTGCCCCTGCTGGTGGAGAAGAACATGCAGGAGGGGTTTCAGGCGGTGGTGGTGGTGGAGGCCGACCTTCAGGTGCGTCTGGGGCGGCTGCGGGAGCGCGGAATGGACTCCGACCAGGCCCAGGCCCGGATGGCCGCGCAGGCGACCGATGAGCAGCGTCGAGCGGCCGCGACAGATGTGATCGAGAACAGCGGATCGCGCGAAGAGCTGGCCACGCAGGCCAGTCGGGTGTGGGAGCGGCTGGTCGAGGTGCGGGCAAATCGTCGATGA
- a CDS encoding excisionase family DNA-binding protein: MAHASDLPEELWDIDRLADYLGCGRRLVYRLTHEHRIRFVRVGRELRFDPRDVAVYLSSVSVEVSEPEPAVMPAPIRRGRPRATDVRRMAS; the protein is encoded by the coding sequence GTGGCGCACGCCTCTGACCTCCCGGAGGAACTCTGGGATATCGACCGACTCGCCGACTACCTGGGTTGTGGTCGTCGGCTCGTCTACCGGCTCACGCACGAACATCGAATCCGGTTCGTTCGGGTCGGCCGCGAGCTGCGCTTCGACCCGCGCGACGTCGCTGTGTATTTGTCCTCGGTATCGGTCGAGGTCTCCGAACCGGAACCTGCCGTGATGCCGGCTCCGATCCGGCGCGGACGGCCCCGGGCCACCGATGTTCGCCGGATGGCTAGCTGA